The DNA region GTGTCAGAGCCATCAACCTGCAGCTCAACCCGACAAAATGTTGATTCAGGGTCTCTGAGGTGCAGTATGTGGGCCACCTTCTCACAGATAAGGGTGTCAAGCCAGACCCAGAGAAAACTAAGGCCATCCGCCAAATGCCTACCCCAGAAGACAAACATGGATTGCAAAGATTTCTTGGCATGACCAATTACCTCTCAAAGTTCACACATCACTACGTCTCCCCTCCGTCAGCTCCTGCGCCAAGATGCTGAATGGTGTTGGACTGAACAACATGCTGTTGCCATGGACACACTCAAAGCACATCTGACAAACCCACCAGTCCTACAGTATTTTGATGTGCACAAACCGGTGATATTGTCTGCTGATGCTTCGCAGCACGGTCTTGGTGCAGTATGTCTTCAAGATGGCAGGCCTGTGGCATTCGCATCAAGAGCCCTCACTGAGACTGAAGCACGCTATGCACAAACTGAGAAAGAGCTCCTGGGGCTAGTCTTTGCTTGTGCAAAATTCCACAATTATATTTATGGATGCCCAGTGACAGTGGAAACGGATCATCAGCCACTCATAACCACACTAAGAAAGCCTCTGCACACAGCGTCGGTGTGCATCCAGCGAATGATTCTCAAGCTTCAGCGCTACCACCTGAATGTGATCTATAAACGAGGCCGTGAACTGTATGTTGCGGATGCTCTTTCACGTGCACACCTCCCCACCACAGACAATCCTGGAGCTATTGAGGACTATGACATCTTAGCTCTGGAAGGGGTGTTGTCGTCCAGAAGGATTGAGGAACTTTAGCAAAGCACACAGACAGATGCCATCTGCAAGCGCCTCGCGGACACCATTCTCAATGGATGGCCTGATTCATCTAAGGAAATCCCACATGACATCCGACCATTTTACGCTATGAGGGATGAATTTACAGTGGATGATAGATTAATTCTGCGTGGTCAGAGGTATGTAATCCCACACTCTCTCCAGAAATACTACCTGACACTGCTCCATCAAGGTCACCCTGGTATTCAGTCCACTAAGCGAAGGGCACGTGAAACCATGTTCTGGCCTTCTATGTACAGTGACATTGAAAGAGAAGTTTCCAGATGTGCCGCGTGCAATGCTCTAAGACAGCACCAGATGAGAGAACTCACCAGATACTTGACAAACCATGGTCCATCACAGCAGCTGACATATTTGAGTGGGCAAGCAAGAATTACCTGGTCTTGGTGGACTCATACTCTGGCTGGTGGGAGATTGATGCTCTCCCAAACCTCTCCAGTAACACTGTGATGTGAAATCTCTGTACATGGGATTCCCCACCAACTGATGACTGACAATGCAACATCATTTTCAAGTAGAGAATTTAAGAACTTTGCTCACCAGTGGGATTTACAGCATGTAACAAGCAGTCCCAATTACCCTAGATCCAATGGTCTGGCGGAGCATGGTGTCAGGTCAGCCAAGCATCTCCTAGTGAAATGTGCACGTGATGGTTCTGACATTTATGCGGCTTTGCTCAACCTACGCAACACACCCAGGGATGGAATGCTTTTTCCAGTGCAACGTTTATTGTCACGACAAAAAGGAAAGATAAGCCATGACGAATCTGCCAGACAGCTTTCACCTCTGGAGCCTGGGCAGGCGGTAAGACAACCCGTGGTTGGAGACAACCCGTGGGTTTGACAAACTGGCTACGATTTATAGAAAGGCCCGCCAACCCAACAGCTATGTTGTCCAGTCCGATGGTAAGACCTATGTAAGGAACCGCCGTCACCTCCTTATGGTAGCTGAGTCATACTGTCCTACCATTACCTCATCGGTGCCCATGATCTCATCAGAACCCCAAGCATGGCCAGGGACTGTGGTGCCAAATGACACTTCCGAAAATGGATGTAACACACCACTACCACGGAACACTGACAGTTGCAGGCAAGAGGTTTCAGACTCACAAGCCCCACTAGTTGTTACTCGATCTGGGAGAGTGTGCAAACCTAATGCAAAGTTCAAAAACTTTATCACAAACTGATATCTTACACATAATCTTGTGTTTACAATAGGAGGGTGCATCATGTTACTTGTTGTTACTGTTCACTGCTATGCTGCATTTCTCttaatttcatgctatgttgtacATGTTCTCTTTAAAAGGGGAAAGATGTAGAATATGTGTGTGTAGCCATATACATAAATGTGTGAGGCCGGATGTTAGGAAATGGACATGGGGGGTGGAGACAAGAAAGGCGGGGGTTGATAGAAGAAATCAACAAGCGGGCAGTGGTAAAAAGGGGCCCGAGAGACAAGACAATACATCGGTTCATCAAAGTTGATCTGTGACTCCTtaattacttgtgcacatccacacaaggtcattttaatttaaagggatagttcacccaaaattgaaaactctcattatttactcatccgcataatatcccagatgtgtatgactttctttcttcaccagaacacatctgaagaaaaatttcttagctcagtaggtccttaaaaagcaagtgaatggcgatttctctcttaaagctccaaaaatcacagacagtcagcataaacttcatccatacgacaccaacTGTTAAATTAATACCTTCTAAAgggacacgatcacttttggtgcaaaaaagataaacatttaagtactttttttaaactataaatcatgcttccggtcgccAGCGGTACGCGAGTGTGgcgtaatcacattggcatttgaaacacgtgagaactgacacacatgcgtcacagccggaagagcagcgctgtttacaagtgagaaggaggaacactgtacagtagtTTGGCTGATTTTGttttagatctgttattatctgtttcttcactcacaatggtgtgattgtgtgcttatcctggatgtctcagccaagtggagaatgtgagattacctcggtgtccatggcaatgcgaatacgtcacacgagagactgcttggactccaccctctcctgaagcgTTGAATTATacttaaaaattacttaaatattgatattttcacaccaaaaccgatcgtatcactttagaatacattaatttaatagctggagtcgtatggatgaagtttttgctgactgtatgtgatttttggagctttaaaagagaaatcgccattcacttgcattttaaggacctactgagctaagaaatttttctatttttcttcaaatgtgttctggtgaagaaagaatgtcatacacacctgggatatcatgagggtgagtaaataatgagagaattttcattattattcattttgaacaatccctaaccctaacatatggaaccactgtccatgactgaatcaagttcagacaaacagtcttttttttttttcagtgtatgggATAGCACCTCATATCCAAAAGAGGATATTTCTAACATGGAACTTATTTAAAGctgttatttattattgtatacCTTTTCAATATCTTACTTGAGTCACCTTCATTGATCACATTCCAATCCAGTCCAGTTGGTGTCAGTATTGCCTAATCCAGTACCAAACTGCAACGGAAGTTGAGAAAATCGTTCACGacgagggaagaaaaaaaaaaattgttttgtatcCTAAGGGCTGGAGAGAATCGATAGATCATTGGTAATTGTTATTACTTGATAAGATTGATATATTCATGTTATTTGCTCACGTTTCATGCAGGGAAAGTTATTGATCTAAAAGCTGAGTTTCCATGCAATCACTGATTCTATTGCAAGCCTATAACGTTGGTTTATCTGGAAGAATCTGGCATTGATGTTGTGATCGGACCTTTATCAGACAATTTCGTGCAACTGTAGGAAGATAATTTGTGTGTTCAGACAATTAGTCCATTTAAACCTGAAGCGCCGGGAAGATATGAGACCGATTTGAGCTGCTTAAGTGCaagtgattcactgattcactctTCTATGAACTCGTTTGATCTTATCGGTTCTGATCCGTGGAGATGTCTCTGGTAGCGTACGACAGCAGCGACGACAGCGATCGGGATGACGCGCCGAGTTTACCCACTCGACCCGCGGGGAATATCGGGGGACTCTTCGCGTCTCTGCCTGTGCCGAAAAACTCGGATGCCCGATCAAGCACAGATCCGACAGCAGATTCTCAGCCTAAAAGGATGAATTTGGATCTTCCCAAACCAAAGAAGCGCACTGATCCTGTTAAAATCACCGTACCTGAAATAAAGCCAGCAGATGTGAGTTGCACAGGTTTGCTAATGTCAGCCGGAGGACTTGATAGTTTTATAGAAATGTTACTgatgttgtttttctgtttttagtcTGATTCTGATGACGACGAGCCCGTGCGAAAGAAATCAGCCCCTCAGGTATGAATAACAATTTGTTTGTTCTAcacttttatgttttattatacgTTTCTTGATCCTCAAACTCAAATGTTGGGTTTTCCACTCTTTCTCTGACCTTTAGAAATAAACAGTTTATACTACTGTACCTGCAAGACTTCTGTATGTAAATGGGGAGTGAGCTTTAGATTGTGAACATGAGAGTGTATGGACATAGTTAATGAATTATAATGTGATGTTAATTTATTCAGGTCTTTGACAACAGAAATCCATTTCAGAATGAGCCATTTTTGTAGCTTAATTGTGTTTGCTTGACAAAGAATACTGTTATTCTACTCACATGGTTTTGGGTTTTTCCAACATCCcaaaaaccaagaccaaaattgtCAATTGTAGCTACTCCTAGGGCTTTCAAGCTGCATCCACCAAATTTGGcatagaccttcagactgttctgacacGGGTTGCCATGACTTTTCAAAAAGATCAGAATTATGTTTTTTGCATAGCAGTAAATCATATCTCTGCAAAATATCATAgtcttacattgacagaatgttcaaatgggccaaggcTATTCAAATTCAAActgtcaattttatttttatgtaaacagCCTCGCACTTGGCCAGATGaacatccgtccgtccgtccgtccatccatgcAGCCAAACgtcaatacatacatacatacatacatccaaACACCCGTTCATAAATACATCCATCGATCCATATACCGGTATATGTACCACTGTCCATCCATACATAAGTCTGTCCATACATCTGTCTAGTCATGCAcacgtccatctgtccatccatacaCCTGTACACCCATCTTTCCATATATACATCCATCCATACATATGTCCGACCATACATACGTCTGTCCATACATCCGTCTAGTCATAcgtgcatccatccatccatacatctgtACACCCATCTATCCATGCAtatgtccatccgtccatccataaATCTGTACACCCGTCTATTCATACATAAGTCCATCCATACATCCAGACATCAGTCCATTCATACATCCATGCATACCTACATacgtccatccatacatccatctatCCATACATCCGTCCATCCATACACCTGTACACCCATCTAtccatgcatacatacatacatatatccaTCCATACATACGTCCGACCATACATCCGTCTAGTCATACGTGCATCTGTCCATCCATACATCTGTACACCCATCTATCCATGCATATGTCCATCCATAAATCTGTACACCCGTCTATTCATACATAAGTCCATCCATACATCCAGACATCAGTCCATTCATACATCATGCATAGCTACATacgtccatccatacatccatctatCCATACATCCGTCCATCCATACACCTGTACACCCATCTAtccatgcatacatacatacatatatccaTCCATACATACGTCCGACCATACATACGTCTAGTCATACGTGCATCCGTCCATCCATACATCTGTACACCCATCTATCCATGCatatgtccatccatccatccataaatctGTACACCCATCTATTCATACATAAGTCCATCCATTCATACATCCATGCATACCTACATacgtccatccatacatccatctatCCATACATCCGTCCATCCATACACCTGTACACCCATTTAtccatgcatacatacatacatacatccatccatacatacgTCTGACCATACATCCGTCTATCCATACATACGTCCATCCGTACAGCCGTCCATCCATACATCTGTACACCCGtctatacatgcatacatacatctGTACATCCATACATCTGTACACCCATCTATCCACACATACGTTCATCCATACATCCGGACATCAGTCCATCCGTACATCCATGTATACCTACATACATCCGTCCAAACATCCGCACATATGGCCGTCCAAACAGCCGCACATATGGCCGTCCAAACAGCCGCACATATGGCCGTCCAAACAGCCGCACATATGGCCGTCCAAACATCCGTACATACGTCTgtccaaacatccatccatctgtaCATCTGTCCATCCGTACATCCATCTATCCATACATCTATccgtacatccatccatccatccataaaccGAAACATAGATAATATCTGTATaaccttcaaacttttaaaactaatgtttttcttttttttttttggcaagttAAGAAGTTTTCAttactgaaatttacagtatgtaatgCCTGTCTTTCACATTTAAGCAGATTTGGGGAAAACCCCATAGAAATGAAGGCACAATAACACTAGGATTCCTTTAGATGGTTAAGTTAAGCTCTAACTATCTTAATAGCCCTCACCATTAGGTCTCGCCATTTTTCCATAATTTCTTCCAGGGCGGTGGTGGTCTTTCTTCTCTACTTCCCCAGCCTAAGAATCTGGTTGTGAAGGAGGCCCAGCGGCCCCTGGTGCCCCACACCCTAACAAAACGCCCTGGATCAGATCCGCCCAAGAGAACTGCATCAAAGTCCCAGGCCCTCTCTGGCACCAGCCCGTCCCCATCAGCCATCAAAGCTGCTGCCAAATCAGCAGCGATGCAGCTAGCCAAACAAATAGCAGCTGACGAAGATGGAAGTGATGATGAACTCACTCCAGAGAACTACTTCTCCCTTCCAGAAAGctcatcacagtctgtgatgtTACAAAACCCTGATCCTCAACAGTATGTTCCCTCTCTACACACTCCGCCCAGTGTGGAGAATGCCCCATTGGACTTTGGTTCTTCTAATAAAGGAAGTTACACTAAGTCAGTTGGAGCCATGCAAGACTATCAGAGTGGAGAATATCAAGATCAGTACCAGGAGTTTCCAGAGAATCCACTGCCAGAGGCCTCTCCACAGGTAATAACAACATGTTACTTGTGAAAATTTTGTGTAACTGCATCATTCACTGATATATTGCTTGTAATTTTAGCAGCTGATGTTTTGTGGATATATTTTACAGGATTACTATGGGGAGGGTTACTACCAAGACCCGAATCCTGCAGATGTTGAGCCAGATGAATCAGGGTCCTCTTCGATGTTCAATGATGAAGCAGTATGTTGTTTTTGTGTTACTATTaccattgctcatacttaggggcCATGCGCAcggaatgcgtttttgtgtcagtctgtgctgttttccaATCTTCTTTAATATAAACATGCCACAGACTGACATTTTTGACCTTTGCGCtttccatttttaaaacatgtctcAAGACTCCTACGTTCTGTTCCTTGCGTCTAGTTTTAGCACAACAGCGTGTTCTGTCTGAACCGCTCACGTAGGGTTCAAAATTTTCAAAACCCTTAATCTTATGTATTAAACTTGTCCCTCACCATTTGTGGTACAGACATAAATGATACTTCAAATCAGCTCTAAAGTATTTCATTGGCCAGAAATGAGTGAGCGCAATCTCTGTTAGTGATAATCAGCTGATATTTGTCCATTTTGCGATTACCGGCCGATAACCATGTTTGCTGGGCTGTTTAACAGACGTGTTAGCTTGTGCTAGTTCCAAAATCTACTAATatatttgtcaatggatagtcaacactttctgttttcaagttTCTTTCAAAATGTAGCAAATTTTAGtaaatattgcacacaaaaataagtgtttttttcACTAAAGATATTTTGTATATCTGATttactgttgttaaattgtattgtttttcagcatttataTTCACCAATAGCCATCCTGCTCTCTGGGTATCGGTACCGGCATTGGCCATTGAATAACACAATTCAGTCGACCACTAGCctctataaaatgtatttttaaaatcctTATTCAGTAATCACGAATGACTATAAGTCACGGAAATTCATCTGAAACCCTGTTTTAATCCTtatcattttgtgcattcatgTTAATGTTTACATCGTTTTTAGAAACTGAGTGATGGTTGCAATCTGTTTCTAGTTTCGGCGGCTGCAGGGAAAACAGAATCGGGGACGAGAAGAGATCAAGTTCCTGGAGATCAAAGGAGATGATCAGCTGAGTGGCAACAAGCAGTGGATGACCAAAAACATGACAACAGAGCTGGAGCCACGCAAGTCCTTCAGCAAGGTAAACACAGGCAGTGCAGTCATGAATCCTGCAGCACAGACAAAACTCTCCAATTTAGACTGATATCAGGAGATAAATGTAGGAAAGAGTGACTGACTATTTCATCTCATTTCCAGAAAAAAGGAGATCAGCCAACCGGTCAACAGAGACGCAAGCACCAAATCACATACCTGATTCATCAGGCCAAGGAACGAGAGCTGGAACTGAAGAACAACTGGGCAGACAACAAGTTGACTCGGCGACAAACGCAAGCCAAGTACGGATTCTAGTGGACGTCAGGCTGGATGTAAAGATAAATTTGGGCAGATTTTAACAGAGACTGCAGTCGatacagaaatgtaaaatatCTTGTTGCCAGCTTTTAAGAGGTGTGATACCTGTTTGTATTATTTCAGAATGGAGCTAAGGAATGCAAAGCTGTATTGGCTGCTATTACAGAGGTTAAGATGGCATCCAAATGTCTACTGAATATGAATGTTGTCTTCCCGTTGATATTATATACTCCGTTTGGTTTTAGTTCCGTTATAAATAGTCACAGGTAACATATTTGTAGCCATTTAGATCCAATCACATGATTTTGTTATTATGTTACTGGGATGTTGCATCTTACTGTGATGGAACTTTTCTGGGTGGGCATTGTCTTCTGTggcgagttaaaaaaaaaagggtgggGGGTTAAATCTTAAAAAGTGTTGGAGTGAATCTTCCCATCCTAGACTcagtcttttaaaggaatagttcaccaaaaaattatttacttacacTTATGCTGTCTCAGACTCATATGGCATACTTTCTTCTGAACACAgaggatattttgatggagatatgtcTGTTTGTACATACAATGAACACTTTCAagtataaaggtaatccatactactcaAGTGGTTCTCTAACCCAAACCGatcgtatagcttcagaagacaaggaTGAAACCAATCAAGTTGTATGGTTgatctttatgctgcctttatgtcctttttggagcttagaaACGTtagacaccattgacttgcattgtatggacaaaaacggATCATATCTCCAAAATAACTtcgtctgtgttccacagaagaaagtaagtcatacaagtttgagagtgagtaaatgatgatagaatttgcatttttagttgaactgtttctttaacgGCTTGTTTTTATTTGAACGGCTTCTTAGTCGGAACCCTAATGTTGAATCTTGAATAAAGAATGAGTTTCATTGCATCTtaagaaaatgtacaaaaaaataataatcttttgtgtgtgaaaaagttCTTACATCACTGCCAGAAATTAAAATGCATCtgggcaacaacaacaaaaaaactataaaatgtctaaaaaaaaaatgtgttcaggAAACAAAGGAAAACCTAAAAataaagttaataacattttaatttaatgttatttCTGTTCCAGTGTGAATAGAAAATGGCTTGAATGCTGACATTCATTACCTCAATTTGAATATAGGGATGCTTGATATGCTTGTATTTCCCAGCCAAAGTTGTTCAAGTTAAATTAATCTGTCATTTAAGACCTATTGCAGGGATAATAATGTTTCACAAAGAGCAAACAAAATGTTTATTGGGAATCCATAAGAGAGGATGACTTTAGTCATCAAGGAGTGACTAAATTTGTTTTAAGTTGTACCATACTCATTAAACCGACAAAGTTGATCTGAATTGCATACATTTTGCAATGAGATGCAAAGATGGAAAATAGTATGCTATTAATTTTCAAATTTGACTAACACATTAGTGCCCTGCTCAAAGTGTGCATATGCATAGCTTTATGAAGATCCATTTATTCAAACAAgttttgaatttttaaaagtcAAGCACAATAAGCCAAAAGAACTAAAAGCAGATACAGGTATCATAGGAGGAAATTacagaaaaaaacttttatttatacaAATTCCTTGGGAGTTTTCACTAAGTTGTTTCCTTCAACACAACTTCTTTAGTAAGGAAACCCTATTCTGAATCTGATTGCTGTTCGTTTTCCTGTTTCTTCATAAGCCTCCGTTGGCTAGGCTCCACAAACGGCACCACAGACATGGGAACTCTGACTGTGTCCACTCCATTCACCTGAGAGAGGAAATACTCTTCAGCCAGCAAGTTCAAACTAAGAGCAAACCAATGTTGGTCACCTAACTTCATACTCTGTTGCTTATACTGTACACTTCTAACTGTATAGAATACAGTAAGTATATCAATGCTTGCCTGTAAAATCAACTAACTTACTGTAACATCACACCAGTACTCTCCTGGTCCTGTGATTGGTTCTTCTGGAAGAGTTAAAGCATATGTAGGCACAACCACACCAAGCTGtaggcagacagacagcagaTAGCAAAACTAACTTTGACGTTGGATAACGagagccttgtctgaaagtttaaactagttttaaaagtttgaagtttcATGGTTATTCAGACATAAAGACAAACTGCCAGTTagctagatagtcagacagactctCACATGAATCAGTCAAACAATCAGATAAATAGGGAGACACTTAAAGCAGATCAAAGTCCTTCTgttggtttgtttacattagaatttttgcagttggagtttgaataacGAGCATTccgtttgaacattccgtcaatgtaactATGAGATTTTCCCCATTTTTGATCGTCTATAGTGTGAATACAGTTAGATAAGACATAggacactattccagaacagtctgaaggtctgtaccaagtttgctGGATGTAACTTGAAAGCTCTAAGAGGGGTTAAGgcgcggtc from Myxocyprinus asiaticus isolate MX2 ecotype Aquarium Trade chromosome 30, UBuf_Myxa_2, whole genome shotgun sequence includes:
- the prcc gene encoding proline-rich protein PRCC, giving the protein MSLVAYDSSDDSDRDDAPSLPTRPAGNIGGLFASLPVPKNSDARSSTDPTADSQPKRMNLDLPKPKKRTDPVKITVPEIKPADSDSDDDEPVRKKSAPQGGGGLSSLLPQPKNLVVKEAQRPLVPHTLTKRPGSDPPKRTASKSQALSGTSPSPSAIKAAAKSAAMQLAKQIAADEDGSDDELTPENYFSLPESSSQSVMLQNPDPQQYVPSLHTPPSVENAPLDFGSSNKGSYTKSVGAMQDYQSGEYQDQYQEFPENPLPEASPQDYYGEGYYQDPNPADVEPDESGSSSMFNDEAFRRLQGKQNRGREEIKFLEIKGDDQLSGNKQWMTKNMTTELEPRKSFSKKKGDQPTGQQRRKHQITYLIHQAKERELELKNNWADNKLTRRQTQAKYGF